In one Lolium rigidum isolate FL_2022 chromosome 3, APGP_CSIRO_Lrig_0.1, whole genome shotgun sequence genomic region, the following are encoded:
- the LOC124695193 gene encoding cytochrome P450 710A1-like: MVDVDLRTAAAFVAAAVALYFLVEQLSYHRKKGALPGPPLVVPFLGSVVHMFRDPTRYWEVKAAQAKESGLGFAADWLFGYFVVFIRDSELSHRVFANVRPDAFQSTGHPFGRKLWGADNIIYKFGDEHKELRHRIAPNFTSRALSTYTAIQQRVILAHLRRWLDRSAAAGNKSMPLLVPFRDMNLETSQAVLVGPYLTEETTEMLRKDYNIFIDGFAAIPVDLPGFVFRRARLAGERLRRLLAECARESKARMRAGGKPECLADYGIHEMVRHIDEAANAGLPPPANTSDENVGSYLFNFLFAAQDNVTSLLCSAVSSLETHPNVVARVRAEVVTVWSPESGKLITTEMIQEMKYTQAVAHEVVRHRPPGALVPHIALQPFQLTEWYTVPKGAMVFPSVYESSFQGFHSPETFDPDRFFSESRREDVAYKRNFLAFGAGAHQCVGQRYALYHLTLFIALFVTVAEFQRDRTEGCDELLYVPTVVPRDGCAVYLKQRCPSVPSFSL; this comes from the coding sequence ATGGTGGACGTGGACCTCCGCACGGCGGCGGCGTTCGTGGCGGCTGCGGTGGCCCTCTACTTCCTGGTTGAGCAGCTGTCCTACCACCGCAAGAAGGGGGCGCTGCCAGGGCCGCCGTTGGTGGTGCCTTTCCTTGGCAGCGTGGTGCACATGTTCCGCGATCCAACGCGGTACTGGGAGGTGAAGGCGGCGCAAGCAAAGGAGTCGGGCCTCGGGTTCGCCGCCGACTGGTTGTTCGGCTACTTCGTCGTCTTCATCCGCGACTCAGAGCTGTCCCACCGTGTGTTCGCAAACGTTCGCCCCGACGCCTTCCAGTCAACGGGCCACCCTTTTGGGCGTAAGCTCTGGGGGGCGGACAACATCATCTACAAGTTCGGCGACGAGCACAAGGAGCTGCGGCACAGGATCGCGCCCAACTTCACGTCGCGTGCGCTTTCCACCTACACCGCCATCCAACAGCGCGTCATCCTCGCCCACCTCCGGAGGTGGCTCGACCGGAGCGCTGCAGCTGGCAACAAGTCCATGCCGCTGCTTGTGCCCTTCCGCGACATGAACCTAGAGACCTCGCAGGCGGTGCTCGTAGGGCCGTACCTCACCGAGGAGACGACAGAGATGCTCCGCAAGGACTACAACATCTTCATCGACGGGTTTGCGGCCATTCCCGTGGACCTGCCAGGGTTTGTGTTCCGGCGCGCGAGGCTGGCCGGGGAGCGACTCAGGCGCCTACTGGCGGAGTGCGCGCGGGAGAGCAAGGCCCGCATGCGCGCCGGCGGCAAACCGGAGTGCCTTGCGGACTACGGGATTCACGAGATGGTTCGACACATAGACGAGGCCGCCAATGCAGGACTGCCTCCGCCGGCCAACACCTCTGACGAGAATGTCGGGTCCTACCTGTTCAACTTCCTCTTCGCCGCCCAGGACAATGTCACCTCCTTGCTTTGCTCGGCAGTCTCCTCCCTGGAGACCCACCCGAACGTAGTGGCCCGCGTGCGCGCCGAGGTTGTCACCGTCTGGTCGCCCGAATCCGGCAAGCTCATCACCACGGAGATGATCCAGGAGATGAAGTACACGCAGGCGGTAGCGCACGAGGTGGTCCGGCACCGCCCACCAGGGGCGCTGGTGCCGCACATTGCCCTCCAGCCCTTCCAGCTGACGGAGTGGTACACAGTGCCCAAGGGCGCGATGGTGTTCCCGTCCGTCTACGAGTCCTCCTTCCAGGGCTTCCACTCGCCGGAAACCTTCGACCCAGATCGATTTTTCTCTGAGTCGCGCAGGGAAGATGTGGCATACAAGCGCAACTTCCTGGCCTTCGGTGCCGGAGCGCACCAGTGCGTTGGCCAGAGGTACGCActgtaccacctcactctcttcatTGCCTTGTTCGTTACCGTCGCAGAGTTCCAGCGAGACAGGACTGAGGGGTGCGACGAGCTGTTGTACGTACCCACCGTCGTGCCTAGGGATGGATGCGCTGTGTACCTGAAGCAGCGCTGCCCTAGCGTCCCATCCTTTTCCTTGTGA